The nucleotide window ATCACCTCATACTCCGCCGATGCCTCCTTCTTCGCCTCTTGCCGTCCGCGAAGAACCATGAACTACACCGGGAGcgccctctccctcctcgtcccCAAAGCCACCAAGGACATGTCCCGCCTGCACCAAGGCTACGACCGTGGCTAGCTCCGGCTAGCTACTAGTACTTGTAGTATACCTTTTCTGTTTAGATCCTTCCCCGTTGTCAGTTGATAGTTTTTCACACCGATCAGCCATGAAGGAGGTGGGTCAGAAGAAGAACATCCTGGCCAAGACGCTCCAGAAGTGCCGGTCGTTGGGCCACCGGAGGCAGCCGGCAGCCTACGGCGGTGGCGGCAGCGCCAGTGCCCCGGCGTCGCCACGCGCGGCCGATGgcagggcggcggcgtgggccgTGCCGGCGGGGTACTTCGCCGTGCTCGTGGGGCCGGAGAAGGAGCGGTTCGCGGTGCGCGCCAGGTGCGCGAACCACCCCCTGTTCCGGGCGCTGCTGGACGAGGCCGAGACGGAGTACGGCTTCGCCGGCTGCGCCGGCCCGCTCGAGCTGCCCTGCGCCGTcgatgatttcatggaggtgatgtgggaGATGGAGCAGGGGGGCGGCGTCGCGTCGTCGCCCAGCTGCGCTCGCTTCGCCGGCAGGGGCCACCACCAACAACAACAGCGCCACGGGTACCACATGTTGAGTCCGGGCACGTTCCGGTTCCTCGTCGCCGGCCGATCGTGATCACCATGCACGTGCTTGCTCTTCGCCAACGACGGTCTAAGTCCATCGTTGTaatcttccttttcttcctcttttTCTTTACGTGTAGGTTGTTGATGTCGAATGCATGTAGAAGTTAATTCTTCATCGCCTGCTTGATGGACTGCTAGCTTAGGGTGTTGATGTGATAATTTCATAAGTTGCCAACGTTTCTTGGTCCATCAGTTAGTGTGCATTTCGCGTGTTCTCCATGTGAATCAGATATGTATATGGTGCTCATTGTAAATGTAAACTATGGACAGAAGATGCTTCCTTTTGTTTTTGTAGAAGGACAAGTTATGGACTGTGCAATCTCGATGTATTGATTGGTGCACCAGGCACGTATATATAAGTACAGAGGTGGGCcacaacctcaactatacaaAGGAAACAGGAGGTGGGCCCTACACACAAATATACACGTACACAATATactcaacccccccccccccccccccccccccgcgcagtCGAAGAGGCGCCAGTGACGCAAAGACTGGAACGGAACTCCTCGAAGGTAGAAGTCGGCAGTCCCTTCGTCATCACATCGGTGAACTGTTGGGCAGTCGGCACATGGAGAACCCGAATACGTCCAAGAGCCACCCGCTCGCGCACAAAGTGAATGTCCAGCTCAATGTGTTTAGTCCGGCGATGATGAACGGGGTTGGCGGAGAGGTACACCGCAGAAACGTTGTCACAGTAGACAATCGTAGCCTGGGAGACGTCATGATGCAACTCCTGAAGTAACTGTCGTAGCCAGGTGCACTCGGCAACAGCGTTGGCCACAGCTCGGTACTCAGCCTCCGCGCTGGAGCGCGAAACCGTGGGTTGTCGCTTGGACGACCACGAGACGAATGAAGGACCGAGGTAGACGCAGTAGCCGGAGGTGGACCGACGAGTATCGGGGCAACCAGCCCAGTCTGCATCGGAGTAGGCCACCATCTCCAGAGAAGTAGACGCCGTGAGTGTCAATCCGAGGGTCATCGTGCCGCGGATGTAACGAAGGATCCGCTTCACGAGAGTCCAATGGGAGTCACGAGGGGCATGCATGTGGAGACACACCTGCTGAACAGCATACTGAAGATCCGGTCTGGTGAGAGTCAAGTACTGAAGAGCGCCGACGATAGACCGGTAGAAAGGAGCATCCGACGCAGGCGAGCCCTCAAGAGCAGAAACCTTGGCCTTCGTGTCAACAGGAGTAGCAACACGGTGACAGTTGAGCATGCCAGCACGCTCAAGAAGCTCATGTGCATACTTCTGCTGATGAAGAAAGAAACCATCCGGGCGCCGAACGACCTTAATGCCAAGGAAATAATGTAGAGCACCCAAGTCCTTAATGGCAAACTCGTCACGCAGCCGGAGAGTAATCTGCTGAAGAAGAGCTGCGGAGGAGGCCGTCAAGATGATGTCATCGACGTAAAGAAGCAAGTATGCAGTCGTGTCACCGTGGCGATAGACAAACAATGAGGCGTCCGAGCGAGTAATGCTGAAGCCCAGTGTCTGAAGAAACCCGGCGATCCGCTGGTACCAGGCGCGGGGTGCTTGCTTGAGCCCGTAAAGAGAGCGGGACAGCAGACACACATGGCCAGGAAGTGAGGCATCGACGAAACCGGTGGGTTGCTCACAATACACCTGCTCCTCAAGATGGCCGTGGAGAAAGGCGTTGGAGACATCCATCTGGTGAACAGGCCAGCCGCGGGAGACGGCGAGCTGGAGGACGATGCAGATCGTGCCCAGTTTTACAACCGGGGCAAACGTCTCAGTGAAGTCCACTCCAGCACGCTGGCGGAAACCACGGACCACCCAGCGAGCCTTGTAGCGCTCGAGAGTACCGTCCGAGCGGGTCTTGTGGCGAAAGACCCACTTGCCGGTGATGACGTTGGCGCGAGAAGGCCGGGGAACCAGTGTCCAGGTGCGTTTCCGTTGAAGAGCATCAAACTCCTCCTGCATCGCCGCAAGCCAGTGAGGATCACGTAGGGCGGCGCGAGCGGACGCTGGAAGAGGCGACGGCTCCGCGATGGAGGCTGAGAGGACATACTCGTCGCTCGAGTACCGGAGGCTCGTACGATGAACGTCGGTACGAGCCCGTGTAACGGGGCCAGGCGGCGCCGTCGGAGCCACCGGCGAGGCAGCCGGCGAGGCCGGCGGCGTCGGAGCCGGCGCCAGGAGCGGCGAGGTGGCCGGCGTCGTGGCGGCGGAAGAGGCGGCCGAGCCAGCGGCGCCCGACCCCGCGGCGCCCGAGTCGGGGGCGGCGGGTGAAGGAGGGGCGCCAGCCGCGCCGGCAGGGTCGGTCGAGGAGGCCGAGGGAGCGGGTGCCGGCGTGAGGGTGCGAGGACCGCCAAAGCCCGGAGGCGGTCCACGGGCCGAACGAGACCGTCCACCTGACGAGGTCGTCGAAGGGCTGCCGGTGGCCGGCGGTGACGAAGCGACAAGAGGTACCTGCTGCTGAAACAGAAACACCATCTCATCAAAGTAAACGTGTCGGGAGGTGAAAACACGATGGGAGACGGGATCATAGCAGCGGTAGCCCTTAGTGTTAGGTAGGTAGCCGAGAAAGATGCAGGCGACGGAGCGGGGTGCAAGCTTATGAGGCGCAGTAGCGGCGATGCTAGGGTAGCAAAGGCAGCCGAAGATGCGAAGCCCATCATAAGAGGGGGGTGCACCGAGTAGAAGATGATGAGGTGTAAAGTTTCCACGAGTACGACATGGGCGGATGTTGATGAGGAGAGAAGCGGTGGCGAGAGCGTCAGGCCAAAAGCGTGGAGGCACGTTGGCATGAAAGAGAAGAGTCCTAACGCAGTCATTGAGAGTGCGAAGGATGCGCTCAGCGCGACCGTTCTGCTGCGAGGTGTACGGGCAAGTGAGACGAAAAATCGTGTCATGTGTGGTGAGAAGATGACGAACAACGAGGTTGTCAAACTCCTTCCCGTTGTCTGTCTGCAACGCGAGAATGGGACGACCAAACTGCGTGAGAACATAGGAGTAGAAGGCGGCGAGTGTGGATATAACATCCGACTTGCGGCGCAACGGGAAGGTCCACACATAATGCGAAAAATCATCAAGTATGACAAGATAATAAAGAAAGACCGTATTACTTGCAACAGGAGAggtccaaacatcactatgaaTTAACTCAAACGGGTACGATGCAACAAAAGAAGAAGCCCTAAACAGAAGACGAGCATGTTTGCTGAGGCGACATGCATGACACGAGTGATCCTCGTTCTTATTACACGTGAAAGAAAAACTCCGAAGTATCTGGCGAAGGGTGGCAGGATTAGGATGACCCAAGCGAGCATGCCAAAGGTCCACTCCGGTGGCGAGGGCGAAAGGggtggcggaagtggtggaggtggCGGAGTGAACCGGGTAGAGCTCGTCGGGGCTGTCACATCGATGGAGCACCATCCGCGTGCGAGCATCCTTAACAGAAAAGCCATATTCGTCAAATTCAACGGTAACCGGATTTTCACGTGTAAGAGAACGAACGGAAACAAGATTTTTAATAAGTTCAGGGAAAACTAGAATATTAGACATGAATATTGGAGTGGAGTTAGACGGAAAATATGTATGACCAATATGGGTGATAGGAAGAGAAGATCCGTCACCGACGGTGATGCGGTTGGAAGTGTGGACAGGATGGGCGGTGTGGAGGTTACCGGGGTACGCCGCCATGTGAGCGGTGGCGCCACTGTCCATGTACCAATCGCCACCGCGAGTGTAGCTGGACGGGGAAGGAGTGTTGTGGAGAGCCGCCAGAAGAGCCGGGTCCCACGGTGCCGGCGGGAGAGGCGGCGCGGCCGTCAGGGGCAGCAGCGGCGGCCCACCTGCCAGCGGCTGCTGGCCGTAGGGCGCCGCGTAGGGCGGCAACGCGGCGTAGAACGCCTGGTGTGGCTGTGGCCGGGCGCCGAGAAGTCCCGGGGCAGGGGCCCGAGGAATCGGCATGGAGTAGGCGTGCACAACGCCGGTCCATGGGTTCTGACCGGCGTACCACGGGGCTGGCTGATAAGCCTGCTGCGGTGGGCGGGGTGCTCCTCCCTGAGCGCCGGCGCCCCTGCTTGCGGCCACCACGATGGCCGCCGCGACGACCCCCCCATTGGCTGCCGGCTGGGGCGGCGGGAAGGGGGCGGGCGGGGCGGGCGGGAAGCCTGGCGGGAAGGCGGGCGCCGCCGGCTgtggcggcgtcgggcgcggcggtggcggggctGGACCCCCGCgggtgccggcgacgagggcggtgTGGGTCGCGCGAGTCCGCGCCACCTGCATCCGGCGCTCCTTCAACTTGAGGTACGCGACCACCTTAGCAAAGATGGGCTCCGGGATGAGGGTGAGGTTGGAGGCGGCGTTCCCGAAGTCCTCGTTGAGGCCGCCGGAGAGGGTGCTGATGAGGAGCTCGTCACCGATCT belongs to Triticum urartu cultivar G1812 chromosome 7, Tu2.1, whole genome shotgun sequence and includes:
- the LOC125522685 gene encoding auxin-responsive protein SAUR40-like, with translation MKEVGQKKNILAKTLQKCRSLGHRRQPAAYGGGGSASAPASPRAADGRAAAWAVPAGYFAVLVGPEKERFAVRARCANHPLFRALLDEAETEYGFAGCAGPLELPCAVDDFMEVMWEMEQGGGVASSPSCARFAGRGHHQQQQRHGYHMLSPGTFRFLVAGRS